From one Paenibacillus terrae HPL-003 genomic stretch:
- a CDS encoding sulfurtransferase TusA family protein produces the protein MEEGQKLEVTATDFGFARDIEAWCLKTGNTLESLGVSHDKVKAVVCKGSSKSPTVNSQ, from the coding sequence ATGGAAGAAGGACAAAAACTGGAGGTTACAGCAACCGATTTTGGTTTTGCGAGAGATATTGAAGCATGGTGCCTCAAAACCGGGAATACGCTGGAGTCTCTGGGAGTGTCCCATGACAAGGTTAAGGCTGTAGTGTGCAAAGGTTCCAGCAAGTCGCCTACTGTTAACAGCCAATAG
- a CDS encoding VOC family protein yields MRSASPFVIVNDVQQTVDYYQSVLGGEIKVLNKQDGKLLHAELHLGSSHIHFSDSYGKPLKAQHVQIILDFDSEEELKQAYHALAEKGTVDVELQDTFFGALHGEVTDHLNHIGWVMNYFKNRRP; encoded by the coding sequence ATGAGAAGTGCAAGTCCTTTTGTCATTGTGAACGATGTCCAGCAAACGGTAGATTATTATCAGTCTGTTTTGGGCGGAGAAATTAAAGTGCTGAACAAGCAGGATGGCAAGCTTTTACACGCTGAGCTTCACTTGGGCAGCAGTCACATCCATTTTTCCGATTCCTACGGTAAACCGCTGAAAGCGCAGCATGTACAAATCATTCTCGACTTTGACAGCGAAGAGGAGCTTAAGCAGGCTTACCATGCACTGGCGGAAAAAGGCACCGTTGACGTAGAGCTTCAAGATACTTTTTTTGGTGCCCTGCACGGCGAAGTGACAGACCATCTCAATCACATTGGATGGGTTATGAACTATTTTAAAAACCGTCGTCCTTGA
- a CDS encoding homocysteine synthase, whose product MSEDRKLSFETLAVHAGQQIDPTTFARAVPLYQTTSYGFRDAEHAADLFSLKEFGNIYTRLMNPTTDVFEQRIAALEGGAGALATASGAAAISFSILNIAGAGDEIVSASSLYGGTYNLFSTTLPKLGIKVHFVDSDDPENFRKAITDKTKALYAETIGNPQGNVLDVEAVAAIAHEYGIPLIVDNTFPSPYLLRPIEYGADIVVHSATKFIGGHGTSIGGVIVDSGKFDWKASGRFPGLTEPDPSYHGVVYTEAVGPIAYIIKARVQLLRDLGAAISPFNSWLLLQGLETLHLRLERHSQNALKVAQYLESHKDVEWVSYTGLPSHPSYELAQKYLPKGQGAILTFGIKGGSQAGSKLIENVKLFSHLANVGDSKSLIIHPASTTHQQLNAEEQVAAGVKPELLRLSVGTEAIDDILYDLEQAIAASQQ is encoded by the coding sequence ATGTCAGAAGATCGCAAGCTGTCATTCGAAACTCTTGCTGTCCATGCCGGACAACAAATTGATCCTACTACCTTTGCCCGCGCCGTTCCGCTATACCAAACCACCTCGTATGGGTTTCGGGATGCCGAGCATGCGGCTGATTTGTTCTCGCTGAAAGAGTTCGGCAACATTTATACGCGTCTGATGAATCCGACCACGGATGTGTTCGAGCAGCGGATCGCAGCTCTGGAGGGAGGGGCTGGCGCGTTGGCGACGGCTTCGGGAGCAGCAGCCATTTCCTTTTCCATCCTGAACATTGCGGGAGCAGGGGATGAAATTGTGTCGGCATCCAGTCTGTATGGCGGTACATATAATTTGTTTTCTACGACGTTACCCAAGCTGGGCATTAAGGTGCATTTTGTGGATTCGGATGACCCGGAGAACTTCCGTAAAGCCATTACGGATAAAACGAAGGCGTTATATGCCGAGACGATTGGCAATCCGCAGGGCAATGTGCTGGATGTGGAAGCTGTAGCGGCGATTGCGCATGAATACGGTATTCCGCTGATTGTGGATAATACGTTTCCGAGCCCGTACTTACTGCGTCCGATTGAATACGGAGCGGATATTGTCGTGCATTCGGCGACGAAGTTCATTGGCGGACATGGAACGTCCATTGGTGGGGTGATCGTAGACAGCGGCAAGTTTGACTGGAAAGCAAGCGGCCGTTTCCCGGGACTGACCGAGCCAGACCCGAGCTATCACGGGGTTGTATACACCGAGGCGGTGGGGCCTATTGCATATATTATCAAGGCGCGGGTACAACTGCTGCGTGATCTGGGGGCAGCTATTTCACCGTTCAACTCATGGCTGCTGCTTCAGGGCTTGGAGACACTCCATCTGCGGCTGGAAAGACATAGCCAGAATGCTTTGAAGGTAGCGCAATATCTCGAAAGCCACAAGGATGTGGAGTGGGTCAGCTACACCGGATTGCCAAGCCACCCATCCTACGAATTAGCCCAAAAATACTTGCCGAAAGGGCAAGGGGCGATCCTGACTTTCGGCATTAAGGGCGGCAGTCAGGCGGGAAGCAAGCTGATTGAAAATGTGAAGCTATTTTCCCATCTGGCGAATGTAGGTGATTCCAAATCTCTAATCATTCATCCGGCTAGCACAACACATCAGCAGTTGAATGCGGAGGAACAGGTTGCTGCTGGAGTCAAGCCAGAGTTGTTGCGTTTGTCCGTCGGAACGGAAGCGATAGATGATATTTTGTACGATTTGGAGCAGGCGATCGCGGCCAGCCAGCAGTAG